One genomic region from Pseudoduganella lutea encodes:
- a CDS encoding M20/M25/M40 family metallo-hydrolase: protein MNIRNPVLTAIAASLFASGLLATTFTHAASANDAATLGKIRDTAMGSNWAYEKLEDMTDLIGPRLSGSAGAAAAVQQVADTMRKLGAKVTLQPVKVPHWVRGEEKAQLVDYAGRPQGVVQNIVLTALGGSGATPAQGLTAPVIIVRDLDELKARAAEIKGKIVLFDVAFDQGMADAGLGGPAYRRGSAFRTRGPALAADLGAAAALVRAVGGADYRLTHTGTTGLKDGKRIPAASVTAEDAMLIARLSKRGPVAMKLVLTPQTLPDADSYNVIADLPGTDKADEVVIVSGHLDSWDLATGAHDDATGVTASMGVLETLKKLNLKPRRTIRMIAWMNEENGGRGGDTYHMANKATLDKQFAAIESDGGVAGRTFGVQAGIRPQYEKLFAPLQASLVPIGAGVLQRRDVIGAGDLHAMEADGVPSFTPLVDSSVYFNYHHTPADTFDKVDPEYLKRHVAVMSALTWYLANMDQPIGRAPEQVE from the coding sequence ATGAATATCCGCAATCCCGTCCTCACCGCCATCGCCGCGAGTCTTTTCGCTTCCGGCCTGCTTGCCACCACCTTTACCCATGCCGCCAGCGCCAACGATGCTGCCACCCTGGGCAAGATCCGCGATACGGCGATGGGCAGCAACTGGGCCTATGAAAAGCTGGAAGACATGACGGACCTGATCGGCCCGCGCCTGTCCGGATCGGCGGGCGCGGCGGCGGCCGTGCAGCAGGTGGCCGACACGATGCGCAAGCTGGGCGCGAAGGTCACGCTGCAGCCGGTGAAGGTGCCGCACTGGGTGCGCGGCGAGGAAAAGGCGCAACTGGTCGATTACGCGGGCCGCCCGCAGGGCGTGGTGCAAAACATCGTGCTGACGGCGCTGGGCGGCTCCGGCGCCACACCGGCGCAAGGCCTGACGGCACCCGTGATCATCGTGCGCGATCTCGATGAACTGAAAGCCCGCGCCGCCGAGATCAAGGGCAAGATCGTGCTGTTCGACGTGGCGTTCGACCAGGGCATGGCCGATGCGGGCCTGGGTGGCCCGGCCTATCGCCGCGGTTCCGCCTTCCGCACCCGCGGCCCGGCGCTGGCGGCCGACCTGGGCGCGGCCGCCGCGCTGGTGCGCGCCGTCGGTGGCGCCGATTATCGCCTCACGCACACCGGCACCACGGGCCTGAAGGACGGCAAGCGCATTCCCGCCGCCTCCGTGACGGCGGAAGACGCCATGCTGATCGCCCGCCTGAGCAAGCGCGGCCCGGTCGCGATGAAACTGGTGCTCACGCCGCAAACCCTGCCCGATGCCGACAGCTACAACGTGATCGCCGACCTGCCGGGCACGGACAAGGCCGACGAAGTCGTCATCGTGTCCGGCCACCTCGATTCGTGGGACCTGGCAACCGGCGCGCATGACGACGCCACCGGCGTTACCGCGTCGATGGGCGTGCTGGAAACGCTGAAGAAGCTGAATCTGAAACCGCGCCGCACGATCCGCATGATCGCCTGGATGAACGAGGAAAATGGCGGCCGTGGCGGCGACACCTACCACATGGCGAACAAGGCCACGCTGGACAAGCAGTTCGCCGCGATCGAAAGCGATGGCGGCGTGGCGGGCCGCACGTTTGGCGTGCAGGCCGGCATCCGCCCGCAATATGAAAAGCTGTTCGCGCCGCTGCAGGCCTCGCTGGTGCCGATCGGCGCGGGCGTGCTGCAGCGCCGCGACGTGATCGGCGCCGGCGACCTGCACGCGATGGAAGCGGACGGCGTGCCGTCGTTCACGCCGCTGGTCGACTCGAGCGTTTATTTCAATTATCACCATACCCCGGCCGACACGTTCGACAAGGTCGACCCGGAGTACCTGAAGCGGCACGTGGCCGTGATGTCGGCGCTGACGTGGTACCTTGCCAACATGGACCAGCCGATCGGCCGCGCGCCGGAACAGGTCGAATGA
- a CDS encoding histidine phosphatase family protein translates to MQTSLFVIRHGRTIFNAQDRYLGALDPPLDEDGLRQAAALAGVLAGRADVLVCSPKLRARQTAGVLAAAWSLPVVTIGEFAEREVGVYEGLTREEARAAYPALWEQDITRRWDAAPTGGETIRAVFERVARGLAIVQRDFAGRSVVLVAHGFVAKVIRALLADLSRDDFFRYSLANGQVALYTLGGGAFTLPTWHE, encoded by the coding sequence ATGCAAACATCCCTGTTCGTCATCCGCCATGGCCGCACCATCTTCAATGCCCAGGACCGTTACCTGGGTGCGCTCGACCCGCCGCTCGACGAAGACGGCTTGCGGCAGGCGGCGGCGCTGGCGGGCGTGCTGGCAGGGCGCGCCGATGTCCTCGTCTGCTCGCCGAAACTGCGTGCGAGGCAGACGGCCGGGGTGCTCGCGGCGGCATGGTCGCTGCCCGTGGTGACGATCGGGGAATTCGCCGAACGCGAAGTCGGTGTCTACGAGGGCTTGACGCGGGAAGAGGCGCGGGCCGCCTATCCCGCACTGTGGGAACAGGACATCACGCGCCGGTGGGATGCGGCGCCGACGGGCGGGGAAACCATCCGGGCCGTCTTCGAGCGGGTTGCCCGCGGCCTGGCGATCGTGCAGCGCGACTTTGCCGGCCGCAGTGTCGTGCTGGTGGCGCACGGCTTCGTCGCCAAGGTCATCCGGGCCTTGCTGGCAGACCTGTCGCGGGACGACTTCTTCCGCTATTCGCTGGCGAACGGCCAGGTGGCCCTGTATACACTTGGGGGCGGTGCATTCACGCTGCCAACCTGGCACGAGTAA
- a CDS encoding FtsW/RodA/SpoVE family cell cycle protein, whose product MSALKGRHLLLALLAALFALQLIALLRAPAAWLPATVTIRLDRPGTVTVNAAQLGAVGAAGTRLTVSRDAGGAWRLRAAGPARPLLRRATGDERLGTVDTTGLRTFRVGPRVFTVFSAPAGSLAFTDGATRWTFDGATVHRDGRPQPPCPGAPWSAHVAALWNDLAPSVLRIARPLVFGGNLHCGNRVGVAGVDGGGARVARGSDGMVLAGGTAPVNAGDANLRDDERGLEGVQAMTLGRTRYDVSLDGAALALAPARRVALYAAPDMALPAPVAWQWRQRSLWQGGPVPWTLAAAAALALLAVARARPEPARRRGNILGPLAGARRARSTLSGLGRHLRAPAAALVFAAGCTALLLERGGAAVTTTLPAGCSLLLAACAVGLWLVQPGRLPAAVGAALLLAGTGLVCQLNLGLAGMDTGWLRYYGKTAALLAIGSGAVALWRLSPWARLAISQRRIEWLLAGAAGGTLLLLGAQVLWGDETGVFDVQPVEAAKFVLTLLTAHCVALRMGWRADHGKQPGHGARWLRLAAPALLFIALLGCALVQVDDYSPLILLLLWAGAMMLAYALAARRWVAAALVGCAALAAIAGVTALRTGDPGRLPATFYGDRFQVWLEPGRHPHTGQQVQQGAAAIAAGGWLGTDGMLGLASLGHAGGAVMALPAVQDDFAPSFLLHRHGLLAALLLWCAQAALVTGLLVAAVRCGRAGTAARGFHQAWLLRLRAFTLCGGGAFVAGHLLLSWGTNLAILPVMGQPMSFLSAGGSHLLFFLLPLLGMSAGSSQE is encoded by the coding sequence GTGAGCGCCCTGAAGGGTCGACACCTGTTGCTCGCCCTGTTGGCGGCACTGTTCGCGCTCCAGCTCATCGCGCTGCTGCGCGCGCCGGCCGCGTGGCTGCCCGCCACTGTCACGATCCGCCTCGACCGGCCCGGCACGGTAACGGTCAATGCCGCGCAGCTCGGCGCCGTGGGCGCAGCCGGCACGCGGCTTACCGTCAGCCGGGATGCCGGGGGCGCGTGGCGGCTGCGCGCGGCGGGCCCGGCCCGGCCGCTGCTGCGCCGCGCCACTGGCGATGAACGACTAGGTACGGTCGACACGACAGGGCTGCGGACGTTCCGCGTCGGTCCCCGTGTTTTCACCGTGTTTTCCGCCCCGGCGGGCAGCCTGGCGTTCACCGATGGCGCAACGCGCTGGACCTTCGACGGCGCCACGGTCCACCGCGACGGCAGGCCGCAGCCGCCATGTCCGGGGGCACCGTGGTCCGCGCACGTGGCGGCGCTGTGGAACGACCTCGCGCCCTCCGTGCTGCGCATTGCACGGCCGCTGGTCTTCGGCGGCAACCTGCACTGCGGGAACCGGGTCGGCGTGGCCGGCGTCGATGGCGGCGGCGCCCGGGTGGCGCGCGGTTCCGACGGCATGGTGCTCGCCGGCGGCACCGCACCGGTGAACGCCGGCGATGCGAACCTGCGCGACGACGAACGCGGGCTGGAAGGCGTGCAGGCGATGACGCTCGGCCGCACTCGTTATGACGTGTCGCTCGATGGCGCCGCGCTAGCCCTGGCCCCTGCACGGCGGGTGGCACTGTACGCGGCGCCCGACATGGCGCTGCCGGCGCCAGTGGCGTGGCAATGGCGGCAACGCAGCCTGTGGCAAGGCGGCCCGGTGCCATGGACACTCGCCGCCGCCGCGGCGCTGGCGCTGCTGGCCGTGGCCCGCGCCAGGCCGGAACCCGCCCGGCGGCGCGGCAATATCCTCGGTCCCCTGGCTGGTGCGCGCCGCGCACGCTCCACCTTGTCCGGCCTCGGGCGGCACCTGCGCGCTCCTGCCGCCGCGCTGGTGTTTGCCGCCGGTTGCACCGCCCTCCTGCTGGAACGGGGCGGCGCTGCCGTTACCACTACCCTGCCGGCGGGCTGCTCGCTGCTCCTTGCCGCCTGCGCGGTGGGTCTCTGGCTGGTGCAGCCCGGCCGCCTGCCAGCGGCCGTCGGCGCGGCGCTGCTGCTGGCCGGCACCGGCCTCGTATGCCAGCTGAACCTGGGCCTGGCGGGCATGGATACCGGCTGGCTGCGTTATTACGGCAAGACCGCCGCGCTGCTGGCCATCGGCAGCGGCGCGGTCGCCCTCTGGCGCCTTTCCCCGTGGGCGCGGCTGGCGATCTCGCAGCGCCGCATCGAATGGCTGCTGGCCGGCGCTGCCGGCGGTACCTTGCTGCTGCTTGGCGCGCAAGTGCTGTGGGGCGACGAAACCGGCGTGTTCGACGTCCAGCCGGTGGAGGCGGCCAAGTTCGTGCTCACCTTGCTGACGGCGCACTGCGTTGCACTGCGGATGGGCTGGCGCGCCGACCATGGCAAGCAGCCGGGCCATGGCGCGCGCTGGCTGCGCCTGGCCGCGCCGGCGCTGCTGTTCATCGCGCTGCTCGGTTGCGCGCTGGTGCAGGTCGACGATTATTCGCCGCTGATCCTGCTGCTGCTGTGGGCCGGCGCCATGATGCTGGCCTATGCGCTGGCGGCGCGCCGCTGGGTGGCGGCCGCCCTGGTGGGCTGCGCGGCGCTGGCCGCCATCGCCGGCGTGACGGCGCTGCGTACCGGTGACCCGGGCCGGCTGCCGGCCACCTTCTACGGCGACCGCTTCCAGGTGTGGCTGGAGCCCGGCCGGCATCCGCATACCGGCCAGCAGGTGCAGCAAGGCGCGGCCGCGATCGCCGCCGGCGGCTGGCTGGGCACGGACGGCATGCTGGGGCTCGCCTCGCTCGGCCATGCCGGCGGCGCCGTGATGGCGCTGCCGGCCGTGCAGGACGATTTCGCGCCATCGTTCCTGCTGCACCGGCACGGCCTGCTGGCGGCGCTGCTGCTGTGGTGCGCGCAGGCCGCGCTGGTGACGGGGCTGCTGGTCGCCGCCGTGCGTTGCGGGCGGGCCGGCACCGCCGCACGCGGCTTCCA
- a CDS encoding NUDIX hydrolase, whose product MISVDFPGHRFRLRAAGIVIDDGCVLLHRPVGDTVWALPGGRVEAGEEASACVAREFEEEIGEAVECGALLHVVENFFALGDRPYHEVGLYFDVTLRPGSALLDKARSHAGIEGERHLEFRWFSRSALDGLEIRPAALRDALAGDGPHPAHIVQRDRGS is encoded by the coding sequence ATGATTTCGGTCGACTTTCCTGGTCACCGCTTCCGGCTGCGCGCGGCCGGGATCGTCATCGACGACGGTTGCGTGCTGCTGCACCGCCCGGTCGGCGACACTGTCTGGGCGCTGCCCGGCGGCCGCGTCGAGGCGGGGGAGGAGGCCAGTGCATGTGTGGCGAGGGAATTCGAGGAGGAGATCGGTGAAGCGGTCGAATGCGGGGCCCTGCTGCATGTCGTGGAAAATTTCTTTGCGCTGGGCGATCGCCCATATCACGAAGTAGGCCTGTATTTCGACGTGACGTTGCGGCCAGGGTCGGCGCTGCTGGACAAGGCGCGCAGCCATGCGGGCATCGAGGGTGAGCGGCACCTCGAATTCCGGTGGTTCTCAAGGTCGGCGCTGGATGGCCTGGAAATACGGCCCGCGGCGCTGCGCGACGCGCTGGCGGGCGACGGGCCGCATCCGGCGCACATCGTGCAGCGCGATCGAGGCAGTTGA
- a CDS encoding GNAT family N-acetyltransferase, which translates to MLKGPLCTVRHLLNTDLNTFIALVNDLPSRGDYFSSQFKSPETMRKEFVQHGFVTDDSELFVVEDAYRHIVGVISHFKSRTPTTREIGYRLFDMALAGQGYTTDALRMVTDHLFRVHTWHRLELLVAPGNVASMRVAQKCGFTGEGVLREAFFINGRYQDVQVLSLLRHEWERLQAPPRDGNL; encoded by the coding sequence ATGCTGAAAGGACCCCTCTGCACCGTGCGGCACCTGCTGAACACGGACCTGAACACGTTCATCGCGCTCGTGAACGACCTGCCATCGCGCGGGGATTATTTTTCCAGCCAGTTCAAGTCGCCGGAAACGATGCGCAAGGAATTTGTCCAGCATGGCTTCGTGACCGACGACAGCGAACTGTTCGTCGTCGAAGACGCGTACCGGCACATCGTCGGCGTCATCAGCCATTTCAAGAGCCGCACGCCAACCACGCGCGAGATCGGCTACCGGCTGTTCGACATGGCCCTCGCCGGCCAGGGCTACACGACCGACGCGCTGCGCATGGTGACGGATCACCTGTTTCGCGTGCACACGTGGCACCGGCTCGAGCTGCTGGTGGCGCCGGGCAATGTCGCTTCCATGCGCGTGGCGCAAAAGTGCGGCTTTACCGGGGAAGGCGTGTTGCGCGAGGCATTCTTCATCAATGGCCGCTACCAGGATGTGCAGGTTCTGAGCCTGTTACGGCACGAGTGGGAGCGGCTGCAGGCGCCCCCTCGGGACGGAAATCTGTAA
- a CDS encoding glycine zipper domain-containing protein: MFIKKIIGVVLLGAAVTTSSAALAAGDRAFNTAAGAVVGAALGSQTGNGTTGTVVGGVVGGLVGNAISSKDRDRHEREYYPRERVYVQQRPVYVERRVVHEYRDGHRGRGHGKGHRKHHHHHHD; encoded by the coding sequence ATGTTCATCAAAAAAATCATCGGAGTTGTCCTGCTGGGTGCCGCTGTGACGACATCGTCCGCCGCCCTTGCCGCCGGCGACCGTGCCTTCAATACCGCCGCCGGCGCCGTCGTCGGTGCCGCCCTCGGCAGCCAGACCGGCAATGGCACGACCGGCACCGTGGTCGGTGGCGTGGTTGGTGGCCTGGTCGGCAATGCCATCAGCTCGAAGGACCGCGACCGCCACGAGCGCGAGTACTACCCCCGCGAGCGCGTGTATGTGCAGCAGCGGCCGGTGTATGTCGAGCGCCGCGTGGTGCACGAATACCGTGACGGCCACCGTGGCCGCGGCCATGGCAAGGGCCATCGCAAGCACCACCATCATCACCACGACTGA
- a CDS encoding protein kinase domain-containing protein, translating to MPACDTTIALARGHYRLREQVGGSVYGTIWRATSIKSAASNHAGVPDVALKFVNAEQMARALPAQQERWIASARNEIAFLEALQPWDGRHIVRLVDTGWHDGLPVLALELMSGDLGRHVARRRAQGDAPALPEVLDWIGQLNGALAKVHQHGWRYLDLKPANVLVDAATGTVKLADFGTNRALAMAQAHSYCGTANWQAPEQFFPAPGGGYATGRHSDYFALGALTFFLVTGTALRWCTACGDAYRQHLSDGARTMLDAGPLPPVLADDDVAAFIDAVPAAARVPALHLLTGLLARAPDERPRNALHISRMIDAVRAGLGGRAALVRSCAAMLEGRL from the coding sequence ATGCCAGCTTGCGACACCACCATTGCCCTCGCCAGGGGCCACTACCGCCTGCGGGAGCAGGTCGGCGGTTCCGTGTATGGCACGATCTGGCGCGCGACATCGATCAAGTCAGCGGCATCGAACCATGCCGGGGTGCCGGACGTGGCGCTGAAGTTCGTGAACGCGGAGCAGATGGCGCGGGCGTTGCCGGCGCAGCAGGAACGCTGGATCGCCAGCGCGCGCAATGAGATCGCCTTCCTCGAAGCGCTGCAGCCATGGGATGGCCGGCATATCGTGCGCCTCGTCGACACGGGCTGGCACGATGGCTTGCCCGTGCTGGCGCTCGAGCTGATGAGTGGCGACCTGGGGCGGCACGTGGCGCGCCGCCGCGCACAGGGCGATGCGCCGGCGCTGCCCGAGGTGCTGGACTGGATCGGCCAGTTGAACGGGGCACTGGCGAAGGTGCACCAGCATGGCTGGCGCTACCTGGACCTGAAACCGGCGAACGTGCTGGTGGATGCCGCGACCGGCACGGTCAAGCTGGCCGACTTCGGCACCAACCGCGCACTGGCTATGGCGCAGGCGCACAGCTACTGCGGCACGGCGAACTGGCAGGCGCCGGAACAGTTCTTCCCCGCGCCCGGGGGCGGCTATGCGACAGGGCGCCATAGCGATTACTTCGCGCTCGGCGCACTGACCTTCTTTCTCGTGACAGGGACGGCGCTGCGCTGGTGCACCGCGTGCGGCGACGCCTACCGCCAGCACCTGTCCGATGGCGCCCGCACCATGCTCGATGCCGGCCCGCTGCCGCCCGTGCTGGCCGATGACGACGTGGCGGCCTTTATCGATGCGGTGCCGGCCGCGGCACGGGTGCCGGCGCTGCACCTGCTGACAGGGCTGCTGGCGCGCGCACCGGATGAGCGCCCGCGCAACGCCTTGCACATCAGCCGGATGATCGACGCGGTGCGCGCCGGCCTGGGCGGCCGCGCGGCGCTGGTGCGCAGCTGCGCCGCCATGCTGGAGGGACGACTGTGA
- the trbK gene encoding entry exclusion lipoprotein TrbK: MNHFKTIGALCAVAMLLAGCSSKVDPQLTAQQMTMTDATCTSAEIGKIADEAVRKAFQERCDRREQFKPATPAS; this comes from the coding sequence ATGAACCACTTCAAAACGATTGGCGCCCTGTGCGCCGTGGCCATGCTGCTGGCTGGCTGCAGCAGCAAGGTCGACCCGCAACTGACGGCACAGCAGATGACAATGACGGATGCCACATGCACGTCCGCCGAGATCGGCAAGATCGCCGACGAAGCCGTGCGCAAGGCTTTCCAGGAACGGTGCGACCGCCGCGAACAGTTCAAGCCGGCCACGCCGGCTAGCTGA